ggttagataggatggacagtgagagccttttctcttggatggtgatggctaacatgaggggacatagctttaacaggtgatagatataggacagatgtcagaggtagattctttactcagagagtagtaaggacaTGGAACACCGCCTGTCACAGTACTGGACTCACCAACAGTAAGGgaatttaaatagtcattggataaacacatggatgataatggaagagtatggttagatgggcttcagattagttttacaggttggtgcaacatcgagggctgaaggctgtgtactgcactgtaatgttctatgttctaaggtgcTACATTACAGAAGAGGGGGTGCTgaaggtcttaaaatgcataaaggtagataaatccccaggagttGATCAAGTGTAATTGgcatatagtggacagtgaagattatgTAAGAGTAAAACAGGGTCTTGATTACctgggccagtgggccgaggaatggtggatggaatttaattttgataaatgcaaagtgttgcATTTGTATAAGATGAACCAGGGCAgggcttacacacttaatggcaggaccctgggGAGTTTTGTTGAACAGTGAGACCTAGGATGCGGTACTCTGAAAGTggtatcacaggtagacagggcagtgaagaaagcatttggcaggctgtccttcatcagtcagaacattgaatatAGGAATTGGTTTGTCAAATTATGGCtggataggacattggtgagaccacatttgaagtaCTGCATAATATTCTGGtccccctgctataggaaggatgctattacagtggaaaggctgcaaagaagatttacaaggatgttactgagacaagaaggtttgagttataaggagaggccggAGAGGCTTGGACTTATTTCCGTGGAGTCTAGGAGGTtgtggggtgatcttatagaggtttataacatcatgactaacttggataaggtgaatagccaatgtcttttcaagtccaaaactggaggacatGGGTTTCAGGCCAaaagagaaaggtttaaaaagggtGTCTGATGGATAACTTTTTCATCCAAAGggtgatgggtgtatggaatgtgctgtccATGcgtccatctgtctgtctgtctgtttatctatctatttatctatctatatatctgtctagccatctatctgtctgtctgtctatccaaattgccccttagggaaaagaaggtggtgtgtgtatggaatgagctgccagaggaagtggtagagactggtacaatttcaacatttaaaaggcatctggatggatatatgaataggaaggatttagagggatatgggcctgctaattgctggcaaatggaactaggatTAGTTAATGATATCTGGTtagtatggacaagttgggtcgaagggcctgtttcagtgcTGCATGACTTTACCATTTCGGTCTGCTTTGCCCACTGGTATGTTTGATGTTGTTAGTTTGGTTACTGTGGGTCCCATCTTATATCCAGGATAGTTCCTCAGTCCTGGCGAATGAgttcagcctgaaacgttgaatttcctgctcctcggatgctggctgacttgCTTTCCCAGCTTCATATCTATGgcctctggcttccagcatctgtagtcctgaCTGTTCCCTCGTTCCTCACTCAGTCTCTCTTGGTCCCGAAGGCGGTTAGAGTCAGTCTTTATTTACTCGCGCTCTCTTTGTGCTCCTCGCTCTTCCTGGAAAAAGGTGGAGTGAGCAGTCTCCAGGGTAACGGGGCGGTCTTTACAAATATTGGCTTCCAGTCTCGGGTAAAATCGACAGAGAAATAGCAGACTGGATGGCAAGCTGACAGAGAGCAGACCAGCGCCTGCTACCTTGGAGAATTCCACCCGAACCCTGCGGGAACTCTCAAAGTAAGTCTCATCTTCATGCACACGTTCTGGAAAGTTGAAATTAAAAGCTCTTCCAATCGCGGGGAGTCTGCAGACAGAGGATTCTAAACCGATTGAGAAAAGGAGATTGTCAAATAATTCAAACGAGCAATCTGTGCGAGAAATAGATTTAAAATAAGCGAGTGATATTTAGCTCCTTCTTCCTCTCAAATAGAATTTGGATTCTTGTTTTAAAACGGGATTCCGCTTGAATTGGggcttcactgatgtcctttggagAGGAAAGTCAGAAATTGCaagataaactcagcaggtctgacagcgtcTGTCcaaacagaaacagagttagcatttcgggtccagtgaccctgctttTCAGAGAACGTTAGCTTCTACTTTAAAGATAGTCTTCCCGGATCTGTCCTGTCCAGTGCAggctaacacacacccacacacagacacacagacacacacacagacacatacacccacacacagacacagacatacacacacacagacacagacacacagacagacgcatacacccacacacagacacacagacatacacgcagacacacacagacacagacacacccacagacagacagatagacacacacacacacagacagacacacacacagacagacacacacacacagacagacacacccacccacacacagatacacagacatgcacacacagacacacagacacacacagacagacacacaaacccagacacacagacacacacacacaaacagacacacacacaggcacagacagacgcagacacacacacacacatcgtaGACACATTGCCTTTGCAGATGACTCTGTGAGATGGGGGAATCAGTCCAGTTCCGTATCAGATACAAAGCGTCAGACAGTCTCGCTCATTACTCACAGTAACCCTGGCGTCTGTGCCCCTGGTCTTTAAAACTCAAAAGGAAGTTGTTCCCCTCCAAATCTCCAACCAAATATTGCTGTCACCCATTGAAGTATTTCCTTTACGGCAAATTAATTTAGCTTCTTACTTTTCATGTTCAGTATTGGTCGTTTCAGTGATTGTTGGTCATTTGTAATTAATATTTTGGTGTAAAATTATTGCAGAAATCAAAAACCTGAGGTAAGTTCTTTGGCAtggattttttttatttgatTAAGGaaacatctatctatctatctatctatctatctatctatctaaccaTCTATGTAGCCCcctaggggaaagatttaaaagggacctaagaggttACTTTTtcagtggtgggtgtttggaatgagttgtcagaggaagtggtgaagtcagctacaattacagcatttaaaaggcatctggattgtcacttaaatagaaagggtttagataAATTTAGCTGGTAAATGGACCtaattaattcaggatatctggtcagcatggacaagttggactgaagggtctgtttccgtggtgtacaactttctctctttctctatctatctatctatctatctatctatctatctatctatctatctatctatctatctcaatTCTGTGTATTCAGTAAACATATTATCAACTTTATTGTGTTAATGTGTTTTTTTAAGTTGTGGGGTAAAATTTGACTTGACAAAGATCCAAAATGAACTGCATTTGTGTTTCAGTTGAGCTAAGTATCACACTGGGCTCTAAGCTGGTGATAGATAGGATACTTCTGGTGCTGTCTCCCTATCAAAGTGGTATCCATCACCCCTCCCCTAGGTGTCCAATGTAAAACTGTGCCTTTGTTAATGTCTTGTCTCGGTTTCAGACCATCATATTGGACGATATTGCAGGATGAATTTTGACAAGACAGGCCTCTCCTGAATGATGCTTCACATCGACATCATCGCAAATGCATCAACCTCCAACACCACCAACAACACCTGTGCCGATGAGTCGAGATCCGTTCACATCCCGATTATCTTCATGACTATTGGCGTCCTCTCCAATGGTGTTGCTCTGGTCATTCTGGTGAAGGCCTATAAAAGGTTCAGACAGAAATGGAGAGCATCCTTCCTGCTGTTTGCCAGCGGACTGGTCTGCACAGACTGCTTGGGCCATATCATCACTGGTTCCATAACCATCAGGGTGTATGCCATGAACAAAAACTGGGCAAGGATTGACTCCTCGGGACATCTCTGCCCATTTTTAGGAACCAGCATGGTTTTCTTTGGCCTCTCAGCCTTGTTCCTTGGCAGTGTCATGGCGATTGAACGATGCCTGGGCATCACTCAGCCCCTTTTTCATTCTGCCAAGGTGACTTCACGCCGTGCCATGTTTATCCTGGGTGGCACTTGGCTGTTTGCCCTGGTAATCGCTTTGCTCCCTGTTCTCCACTTTGGAAAATATACAGTTCAATGCACTCAGACCTGGTGCTTCCTAAACACAAAGGACATCAAGTTTGGGGTGGACAGTGGAATTCTGCTCCTGTTCTCATCCTTGGGATTGACTGCTCTCAgcatttccttcctctgcaaCACCATTAGTGGCATGGCTCTGATGAGATCTCACATCAAGAACAAGCTCAACAGACAAGGGAAATCACACCATGTAGAAATGTTGGTCCAATTAATGACTATAATGCTTGTCTCCTGTGTTTGTTGGGGTCCATTCCTGGTAAGCCAACCTACCTATACTGTCTCTTCTGGCACCAAATACTTACTTCCAAATATTTACCATCACTGGTGAACACCTTTGTGTAAAATctttccctttttaaaaaatgttattgTTGTTATAAAGCCCTTTGACAACCAAATCTGAAAAGTGGATTAACAATGGTTATGTTATGTGCATTATATTTTATGCACAAATGCATAAGCAAGTGCACTGCCAAGAATATTAACTGAATATTAATTGCGTTTATGTTAATATTTCATGGCTAGTTATATAAGAATCTGTTGAGCTTTAAGTTGGTCTAAAAGGCAAGTTCAAAATTCATAATTAGCAAAGTTGTGTGAATTCATTTTCTTATTAAATAATCCTTAGGTAAATGAAGTGCCTTTATATCATTTGATAGGAAATCATTGAACCACTTTTGTGCGTTTACAATATTTCAGGACCAGTTTGCATCTATCAATCAGTAAATGTATTTTGTATTTTTGGACAGAATGTGTAGTAGGAAAATGCCAGTGATGGTAGGCTATGCCATTTTATAACTGCAGTCAAACATTAATACTCTTTATTTTAATAGCTCAATTATTCAGAATTTTAGCAACTATATGGAGTGTCCATACCCTCTACTACCCACTTAAATATTAATCCAATTTCCTTGCATCTGTTCTCTTAAGACTCCCTTTGAGCATGATCATCAAACTCAGTAATGAGCAACAACGTCTAAATCCTCTGTCCTCCTTCCCTCTTCAGTACTTTTTCCCGTGTCCCTGGTCTGGAAGTTTGCAATAATTCTACACATGGATTTAATTCCATTAATAAGCTTGAATACTTCAATAAAATGTTCCATTTCTCAGCTGTATGTGTGGCTGCAGTGGTGGTGCGTACACATAATGTACAGAGCTTTAAAAAAGGAAGACTTATTTAGTATGTGAAAGTCAAGTGAAGGGATTACAACAATAATTTGCACGAACAGTAGtgccttcagaaaaaaaaagttctgagATATTTACTTTTTGCCAGTTTAGAGCATTCTGAACAAAAGGTGCAAAACAAAGATTTCTGGAATACGTTCTTTCAATTTAAAAATTACCATGAGATTATAAGTAAGCCTCTGTTAGTACTATTGCACAATAATCCTAGATTGTACGCACACGCACAGACCTACTGTTTGACTTTAAACTCAAGCAATTATAAAGAAGAAACCTAATATGCGTGAACTCTTTGGCAGTGAATGAATGTAGCTTTTTTACTGAGAGTGAATTACATTTCCTTCCTGACTCTCTTTTTAATACGTCTTTTGCATATTTTTCCCAGGAGTGTGCCTTGGGAGGTATATTGACAGGATGTTATTTTGTTTAAAGATTATTAGATTGCTCTGTGGACAGCAATGGCAAggctaaaaacaaaaaaaaacaaccccggaaattgctggagaaactttgcTGGTCCgacaggatctgtggagagaaagcagagttaacactttgAATACAGTTTGAAAACAGTTGGGAAAAGAAACaacaaagctgcagatgctgtaaaggAATGCAGGGTTCTGAGAAAGGGCCACTTGAGCCaaagtgttaactctgatttctttccacagatgctgccagacctgctgagcgtttccgGGAATTCCCATTTTTGAAAACAGTTTGCTTTTACACAGatgctccatagatgctgccagacctgctgagcttttctggcaatttctgtttttgcttctgatttccagcagctgtggctcttttggtttttattttgcttttatgtgTCCCATGTTGTTGCAAATAAATCACACTGATATCTAAACATCACGTTCCTTCTCTACGTTATAATTTTCTTCAACTAGAAAATCTTCTGCCTTCTCACTAAACTCAGCCTCCTGTCTATTCTTCCTGCTACCCCATTGGTTACCATATGCCAAGTGGCAagtactgaggaagggtcactggagctgaaacattaactctgatttctctccacagttgctgccagacctgctgagcttttccagcaatttctgtttttgtttctgacaaaTGCTTCACTGTCTTTGAGAATAATTACATGCATCTGTCAGAACTGATGCCTCTTTAACTCTAGACACTTTATGCACACTAAACTAGAAGCAATTGTAGGGATCTTCTACTTTGCGAACATTAACTGGGCTCACCTTAGTGTGAAAGAATTAGATGAGGTTGCATTTTCAAAGTCTATCCAAGACAGTCTTTTTTTGTGCCAGTATGTAGGAAGTCCTACAGGAGCTGGGGCAGTGCTAGACTTAATACTAGGAATGAAGCCAATCAAGTTGTTGAAGTGTCAATGGGAGAATTGAGAAAGTGACCATAACTCTAACTTTCAAAGTCATTATAAAATAAGAATAAGGATAGAGCAGAGGTTATGtgtctacatagaacatagaacacagaacattacagtgcagtacaagcccttcagccctcgatgttgtgctgaccagtcataccaatctgaagcccatctaacctacattattccatgtacatccatatgtttgtccaatgacgacttaaatgcacttaaagtcggtgaatctactaccgttgcaggcaaagcattccatacctttactactcactgagtaaagaaactacctctgacatctgtcctatacctatcacccctcaatttaaagctatgtcccctcatgcttgCCATCAACAAACttagaaaaaggctctccctgcccaccctatctaaccctctgattatcttatatgtctctattaagtcacctctcaaccttcttctctccaacgaaaacagcctcaagtccctcagcctttccccgtaagaccttccctccataccaggcaacatcctagtaaatctcctctgcaccctttccaaagcttccacatccttcttataatgtggtgaccagaactgtacacaatactccaagtgcggccgcaccagagttttgtacagctgtagcataacctcatgactccggaactcgatccctctgttaataaaagctaaaacactgtatgccttcttaacaaccctgtcaacctgggtggcaactttcaaggatttgtgtacctggacaccgagacctctctgctcatctacactaccaagaattttaccattaacccagtactttgcattccggttactccgaccaaagtgaatcacctcacacttgtccgcattaaactccatttgtcacctctcagcccagctctgcagcttatctatgtctctctgtaacctacaacacccttcgtcactatccacaactccaccgaccttagtgtcgtctgcaaattcactaacccacccttctacgctctcatccaggtcatttataaaaatgatgaacagtcTAAATTGGGGAAGGCTGATTTCAATATCATTAGACAAGATCTGGCAaatatagattgggagcagctatttgCAGATAAGTCTACATTTGTAGTATGGTGAGAATTCAGCGCCAGCACATTCCTCTAAGAGTGAAGAGCAAGGGCAGCAATTCCATCAAGGGATATTAAGAATTTGATAATAAaaagaagtatatgtcaggtagagCACATTAAAAACAGGGAAACTCTTCAAAAATATAGCGTGGACAGTTACTTAAAAAGGAAGTTAGGAATGTAAAGAAATACTTTTGCCAGAAAGAATAAAGGAAAACCCCAAGACATTTTATAAGTACTTTAAGAACAAGAGGATAGCTGGAGAAAGAGTTGACCCTATTCAAGACCAAAGGGACAATATGGACATGGAACCAAAAGATAGTGGTGAGGTCTTAAAGGAATACTTCATCTGTGTTCACATTGTAGCTGGGAATTTTACTTGGGATGCTGAAATTCTAGAACACGTTAAGATTAATAAGGTGGGAGTATTCGATGTTTTACAAGGCATGCAGGGGATAAATCCCCTGTGTCCAATGTAATGTATctcaggctgctatgggaggcaagggaggagattgctgggcccAGATGGAGATATTTAATACTTCGCTGGCCAGAGGTAAagtgccgaaagactggaggatagctaatgtagTTCCTTTGATCAAGAAGGACAGCAGGAAGAGACCAGGTTATTACAGacctctctgtactgcccctttacctaaattgattccatttaggtagtaatctgccttcctgttcttgctaccaaagtggataaccatacatttatccacattaaactgcatctgccatgcatctgaccacgcACCGagcaggtcaccctgtaatctcctaacatcctcattacatttcaccctgccacccagcttagtatcatcagcaaatttgctaatgttattgctaatattgtcttctatatcattaacatattttgtaaaaagctgcggtcccagtactgatccctgtggtaccccgctggtcactgcctgccattccgaaatggagctgtttatcactactctttgtttcctatcagccaaccaattttcaatccaagttagtactttgcccccaataccatgtgccctaactttgctcactaacctcctatgtgggactttatcaaaagctttctgaaagtccaggtacactacatctactggatctccctcatccatcttcagagttacatcctcaaaacattccagaagaactagtccatgctgaccagatatcctaaactaattgaGTGCTATTTTCCACTTGTAGTCCTAAATTGCAGGCCAGTGAGCTTAGTTTGTGCCTGAGCTCTCGTCTTGTTCAGTGACATCCAGGGAGTCCTCCTTATGAACTTTTTGACACCTTACCAGCTGTACTGAAATATTAATGCTGACAGGTTTCTTCCATGGCCTCTGGCAACACAAAACCAGCAATCTCTCTGTTTGAGTCCTGCCTCCAACACTTAGCTATCTACTAAGTCCTGGAAGTTCCTCCTGAGTTTTGACAGTACAGAACCATCCTCCTGCTCTCGATTTCTCACTGAGTCCCCTACACAGAATGTTTGCGCTTCAGCTACCTTCTTTGCAGTGCAACTAACTACAGTTACTTCTTTACCTCACCTTCTGTCATATTCACTAATTTCTATAACCTTGAACTCCTCTTCGGAAACCCTTGGACTGTCTTGAGTGACACATTGAAAACTTTACAATGACCGGCTCTCCTATTGTTAGGCAGAATTGAAAGTTACCAACTATTTTCAAATAGTTGAATGCAATACTACAGGAACTGAATTTACCTTAAAGGCTATGTTCTCACTGAATGCTCAAAATCGCTTTTGTGACAAGTTAGAATCTCCAGGGTTAATAATCGTGGTCTCTGCGGTACTCATTCTGCACAATAACCATTAGAGGTGGGTAATGTTGCTCATTCTTCATATACACAGAGGCAATCCAAACATGCTTTGTGCGATCTTGCTGTTGtgatgggtggggagagagtctAAGTTGGGcagaccagaactagaggccgTTAATATGAGTCACCATGATCACTGTAATGATAGAATCcccaaagtgtggaaacaggccatccagCCTATTGCACCCATCTcgaccatctgaagagcatcccacccagacacccagacactgcgccctacactatccctgtaaccctgcatttccccaggctaatccaccaagcctgcacatccctggacgctagggacaatctacctagcctgtatatctttgggctgtgggaggaaaccagagcaaacccacacagagagtATGTaagctccacacaaacagtcacccgaggctggaattgaacccaagtccctgatgttgtgaggcagctgtgctaaccactgagccactgtgttgccctCATTAATAAATCAATAAGGAGTCCAAGTAGAAAGGTCTTTCTGTAAAGGGTGGTGAGAAAATGCAACTTGCTTCACAAAGATTAGTGAAGGTGAATAGCATAGGTGTCTTTAAGGGGAAGTGAGCTAAGTACAGGATGGGGACAGGACTAAGATGATATACTGATCGGGTGAGATAAAGAATGATAGAAGGAATTGTTGAAGTTAATTTTTTCATAAAATAATCTCAGGAGTTTCAGGTACAGGTTTAATGATCATTTATTGAGTCAATGTGAGGAAAGGACTATCGCAGAAAACATTCTGAGGACAGACTCTGCCAGCGAGAGAGAAACTTTAAATATTTATACATTGTAAATCACTTAGACAGCGCACTAATCAAATTCTGAAATGTTCTGTTTCAGCCAAATAATTTGATTCTCACATATCTTGGATTGTGTATATTGTATATCAAAAATGGTATAAACTCTCTGGCCTTAATCAGCTCCCCTTATCTTCTATGtgcctatctcagccttaaattctTCATTGTCATGGCTGGCACTCTGCTAttttgggatggcatggtggcatagtggttagcactgcagccttacagaaccaggacccaggttcgattccagcctcgggtgactgtctgtgtggagtttgcacgttctccccatgtctgtgtaggtctccttccacaatccaaagatgtgtagctccggtggattgcccatgctaaattgcccgtggtgttcagtgcattagtcagagggaaatggatctgggtgggttaatctttgagggtcagtgtggacttgttgggctgaagggcctgttgccacactctGGGGAGTCTAATCTATTTCAGCAGCATTTTGAATTTGCTTGCATTTCTAAATTCTGTCTTGACAACCTGTCTTGAATAAGAATAACAAGAATTTTAGAAATCAGGTGTAACTAAATTCCCAAATCAAAAGCtgcaatgctggaaatcagaatcaacaaaagaagttgctagaaaagctcagcaggtctggcaacatgtatgacgagaaatcagagttaatgtttcaggtccagttcaCTTCATTAGAACCGAGGAGTTTGATTTCtcaccatagatgctgccagacctgctgagcttttccagcaatttctgtttttgtaactaAATTCCTTTCTGTTTTCTCATGTCATTGCTAATGCCATCTTAAGAGTTTCTTAATCTTTCCCAAATAAATTGATTTGGGGTTAACCCATGCCATACTCAATACTTTTCTTTTACAGAAAGTTATCACCAGCATAgactgaagggactgaatggcctgtttcagtgctgtatgttCTATATAACACACAGTCGGAATAAAAATCATAGCTATCTTGCCTGTATTTCATTAATATATTTGACTATGTCACTCTCATGTACAAAGTAAAACTGTATCCTCTACCAAACTTTGGGTCCCTTCAAAGCTATTCCACTCATTGGAATGGtttctatattctctctctcccaaactGAAGACATTAAGATCTTGAAAGATCAGGGATTTGAGTCCCAGGTCCACAATTTCCATTCCATTCCACAAAACAATAAATTTTACCCAGCAAGTACATGACTTTTTCAGAACCCTGAAGCAAACACTGGCTTTTGTCAAAGTTAAGTCAACGGCACTGGTTTCAAAAAGAAACACTGATCCATGTTTTTTTTTGTGCTGTGGCGGTTTTGACTTTGGGGTTTACTTGAATTGCATTTACGCCTTTATTAAAACAGGGAACTAGAGAATTTTACAcaaagaatttgcatttatataggtCCAGCTTTTAAAGTGCCCAAAATTGCTTTCCAACCATTGTCCTACCCCTGAGATGGTGCCACTGTTGCAGTGCAGAAAATGGACTGACAAATCTCACAATCAACAATGAGATGAATTGTATTTTGCTGATGCGTTTGAGGGATAATTACTGGACCGAATATGTACTCTGTTCCTCTAAATAATGTAATGGGACCTTTTATAGGGTAAGGGTACACAGAGTTTAGTGTCTGATTGAGAGACATGCACTCCGTTTATACTGCATTGGAATAGCAGCCTGGATTATGTAGTCAAGTGTGTGAAATGTGATTTAAACCTAAGAAGCTGATGTATTGCTATTAAGTCATAGCTAGTATCGCCATCACCTACAATCGATTCTTTATTAACAGAGCTTAATATGCCTGACAATCTCTGCTTACTTCTTTTACTTATTCATCAGATCTGGCGTCACTAGCATTT
The sequence above is drawn from the Chiloscyllium punctatum isolate Juve2018m chromosome 7, sChiPun1.3, whole genome shotgun sequence genome and encodes:
- the LOC140480118 gene encoding prostaglandin F2-alpha receptor-like; amino-acid sequence: MMLHIDIIANASTSNTTNNTCADESRSVHIPIIFMTIGVLSNGVALVILVKAYKRFRQKWRASFLLFASGLVCTDCLGHIITGSITIRVYAMNKNWARIDSSGHLCPFLGTSMVFFGLSALFLGSVMAIERCLGITQPLFHSAKVTSRRAMFILGGTWLFALVIALLPVLHFGKYTVQCTQTWCFLNTKDIKFGVDSGILLLFSSLGLTALSISFLCNTISGMALMRSHIKNKLNRQGKSHHVEMLVQLMTIMLVSCVCWGPFLVSVATIGSLNASPEAITSLLFSVRMAAWNQILDPWIYILLRKSVLKKIWKITNMCIGRQNIRLHNWNCSSLQSTIKSAAMESSLTAVKRQPEISRIN